A window from Mya arenaria isolate MELC-2E11 chromosome 9, ASM2691426v1 encodes these proteins:
- the LOC128245492 gene encoding uncharacterized protein LOC128245492 produces MANLSQNLKDYMSKSQSKEPLLLTENESSGSFSFSKLNPFRKSQIDSYEDTNAVANGWFSQAQKDPFFPGLSKKQRILGFVICLLLGTFCFSLACLYIPMLVLKARKFAMLYTLGSLFIICSFSMLWGPWNHIKHLFSQDRLPFSLVYFGTMFATIYFSIWVRSTVMTVFFAVVQILALVWYIMSYIPGGQTGMKFFSKVFYAAASKTTQSVLPV; encoded by the exons ATGGCGAACTTGAGTCAAAATTTAAAGGATTATATGTCAAAAAGTCAATCGAAAGAACCTTTATTGTTGACAGAAAATGAATCCAGCGGGTCTTTCAGTTTTTCAAAACTGAATCCTTTTAGAAAATCTCAAATAGACTCATATGAAGACACAAATGCGGTGGCAAACGGCTGGTTTTCACAAGCTCAAAAAGACCCTTTCTTTCCTGGCTTA TCGAAAAAGCAGAGGATACTGGGATTTGTGATATGCCTGCTCCTTGGAACATTCTGTTTTTCTCTG GCATGCCTTTACATCCCAATGCTTGTGTTGAAAGCACGAAAATTTGCCATGCTTTACACACTTGGTAGTTTGTTCATCATTTGCAg TTTCTCCATGCTGTGGGGTCCATGGAACCATATAAAACACCTTTTCTCACAAGATCGCCTTCCATTTTCATTAGTGTATTTTGGAACCATGTTTGCAACCATATACTTCTCAATATGG GTGCGCAGTACAGTCATGACAGTATTTTTTGCTGTAGTACAAATTTTAGCATTAGTTTG gtaCATTATGAGTTATATACCTGGTGGGCAGACAGGCATGAAGTTTTTCTCGAAAGTGTTCTATGCTGCAGCCTCAAAGACTACCCAAAGTGTTCTCCCTGTCTAG
- the LOC128202660 gene encoding multifunctional procollagen lysine hydroxylase and glycosyltransferase LH3-like isoform X2 — MDIKLCVFLSFALLSLGIAAANDLLLVTVATDHNDGLRRYLRSARINDLNVQVFGLGEKWQGGDMTGQGGGHKINILKKELEKYKDQEDLIIMFTDSYDVVLTAGKDEIIEKFRKFDARVVFSAEGFCWPDKSLYDQYPEVKINEKRFLCSGGFIGYAPEIYSIISHTAVDNTDDDQLYYTNIFLDKTLREKWSIKLDKKSELFINLHGALGDIMLKFKGDHSFLYNVKTGTVPIVIHGNGPIKPEFNRLANYLADGWTPSSGCVTCGEETISLDGLLEDDYPTIMMGIFVERPTPFLRELFKHVAALDYPKSKISVFMHNTVERHQQELKTFLLEVGQEYESLRVINPMDEVTEADARNSAIDDCIKMACQYFLNIDGDVHVENSNAIKLLMRQNRSVIAPMISRHGKAWSNFWGGLSSTGFYARSEDYMDIVNRDRVGLWNVPYMGGMYLIQAHVLPSIQGGFASSEGFDADMALCATLRDKGVFMFVTNRDWYGHLINTDDVDIKRKHPELYQIFNNPLDWERRYIHENYSQSLAPDSVIEQPCPDVFYFPIMTEMFCDEIVEEMEYYGGWSGGKNNDDRLATGYENVPTDDIHMTQVDLQEDWLEFLQKYVSPLQQKVYPGYDHDPPRAILNFIVKYNPERQRELRPHHDSSTFTINIALNTPHVDYEGGGCRFIRYNCSIIETRKGWMAMHPGRLTHYHEGLQIKSGTRYIFVSFVDP, encoded by the exons ATGGATATAAAATTGTGCGTTTTCTTGTCTTTTGCTTTGCTGTCGTTGGGAATTGCTGCAGCAAATG ATTTACTGCTGGTGACCGTGGCAACAGATCACAACGATGGCCTACGGCGATATCTGAGAAGTGCAAGAATAAACGACCTAAACGTGCAG GTGTTTGGTTTGGGCGAGAAGTGGCAAGGTGGGGACATGACAGGCCAAGGAGGGGGCCATAAAATCAACATTCTGAAGAAAGAGTTGGAAAAGTATAAAGACCAGGAGGACTTGATTATCATGTTCACTGACAG CTACGATGTAGTGTTGACAGCTGGAAAAGATGAGATTATTGAGAAGTTCCGTAAGTTTGATGCCCGGGTTGTCTTCTCGGCCGAGGGATTCTGCTGGCCAGATAAGTCACTCTAT GACCAGTACCCAGAGGTCAAGATAAATGAGAAGAGATTCCTGTGTTCAGGAG GTTTCATTGGCTATGCCCCGgaaatatatagtataatatccCACACTGCTGTTGACAACACCGACGATGATCAACTGTACTACACCAACATCTTCCTGGATAAAACCCTCAGA gAAAAATGGAGCATAAAGCTTGACAAGAAGTCGGAACTTTTCATAAATCTGCATGGAGCATTGG GTGACATAATGCTGAAGTTCAAGGGGGACCATAGTTTCCTGTACAACGTGAAAACGGGAACTGTTCCTATAGTCATTCATGGAAATGGACCAATCAAG CCTGAGTTTAACCGATTAGCCAATTACCTAGCAGATGGCTGGACGCCTAGCAGTGGCTGTGTGACCTGTGGAGAGGAAACAATCAGTCTGGATGGTCTCCTG GAGGACGACTATCCAACCATTATGATGGGCATCTTTGTCGAACGTCCAACACCGTTTCTGAGGGAGCTCTTCAAACATGTGGCTGCCCTGGACTATCCCAAGTCCAAAATCAGCGTCTTTATGCACAACACT GTTGAGCGGCACCAGCAGGAGTTGAAGACCTTCCTGCTGGAGGTTGGTCAGGAGTATGAAAGTCTCCGTGTTATCAACCCCATGGATGAAGTGACCGAGGCAGATGCACGCAACTCCGCAAT CGATGATTGTATCAAGATGGCCTGCCAGTATTTCCTGAACATTGATGGGGATGTCCACGTGGAGAACAGCAATGCCATCAAATTGCTCATGCGCCAGAATAG GTCAGTTATAGCCCCCATGATTTCTCGGCATGGAAAGGCGTGGTCCAACTTCTGGGGAGGTCTCAGTTCTACAGGCTTCTATGCCAGATCTGAGGACTACATGGACATAGTTAACAGAGATAGGGT TGGCCTGTGGAATGTGCCCTACATGGGTGGCATGTACCTGATCCAAGCCCATGTTCTACCCAGCATCCAAGGGGGATTTGCCTCTAGTGAGGGCTTTGATGCTGATATGGCGCTGTGTGCTACCCTCAGGGACAAG GGTGTGTTCATGTTTGTGACAAATCGGGACTGGTACGGCCATCTCATCAACACTGACGATGTGGACATCAAGCGTAAACACCCCGAGCTCTACCAAATATTTAACAACCCCTTGGACTGGGAGAGGAGATATATACACGAAAACTATTCACAGAGTCTAGCACCGGACTCTGTTATTGAGCAG CCATGTCCAGACGTGTTTTACTTCCCAATTATGACCGAGATGTTCTGTGATGAAATAGTTGAAGAGATGGAGTACTACGGTGGCTGGTCTGGCGGCAAAAACAAT GATGATCGACTGGCCACAGGGTACGAGAACGTTCCAACAGACGATATACACATGACACAGGTGGATCTTCAGGAAGATTGGCTagaatttttacaaaaatatgtgtCACCTCTACAGCAGAAGGTGTACCCAGGTTATGACCATGAT CCGCCAAGGGCCATCCTGAACTTCATAGTGAAGTACAACCCAGAGCGTCAGCGAGAGTTACGCCCCCATCATGACAGCTCAACCTTCACCATCAACATTGCCCTCAACACTCCACACGTAGATTATGAG GGAGGTGGTTGTAGGTTCATCCGGTACAACTGTAGCATAATTGAGACACGTAAAGGCTGGATGGCGATGCACCCTGGACGCTTGACCCACTATCATGAAGGTCTGCAAATCAAGTCAGGCACCAGATATATCTTTGTCTCGTTTGTAGACCCTTAG
- the LOC128202660 gene encoding multifunctional procollagen lysine hydroxylase and glycosyltransferase LH3-like isoform X1: MDIKLCVFLSFALLSLGIAAANDLLLVTVATDHNDGLRRYLRSARINDLNVQVFGLGEKWQGGDMTGQGGGHKINILKKELEKYKDQEDLIIMFTDSYDVVLTAGKDEIIEKFRKFDARVVFSAEGFCWPDKSLYDQYPEVKINEKRFLCSGGFIGYAPEIYSIISHTAVDNTDDDQLYYTNIFLDKTLREKWSIKLDKKSELFINLHGALGDIMLKFKGDHSFLYNVKTGTVPIVIHGNGPIKPEFNRLANYLADGWTPSSGCVTCGEETISLDGLLEDDYPTIMMGIFVERPTPFLRELFKHVAALDYPKSKISVFMHNTVERHQQELKTFLLEVGQEYESLRVINPMDEVTEADARNSAIDDCIKMACQYFLNIDGDVHVENSNAIKLLMRQNRSVIAPMISRHGKAWSNFWGGLSSTGFYARSEDYMDIVNRDRVGLWNVPYMGGMYLIQAHVLPSIQGGFASSEGFDADMALCATLRDKGVFMFVTNRDWYGHLINTDDVDIKRKHPELYQIFNNPLDWERRYIHENYSQSLAPDSVIEQPCPDVFYFPIMTEMFCDEIVEEMEYYGGWSGGKNNDPRLAGGYENVPTDDIHMTQVNLQDDWLEFLRLYVANLATRVFPGYHSNPPRAILNFIVKYNPERQRELRPHHDSSTFTINIALNTPHVDYEGGGCRFIRYNCSIIETRKGWMAMHPGRLTHYHEGLQIKSGTRYIFVSFVDP, from the exons ATGGATATAAAATTGTGCGTTTTCTTGTCTTTTGCTTTGCTGTCGTTGGGAATTGCTGCAGCAAATG ATTTACTGCTGGTGACCGTGGCAACAGATCACAACGATGGCCTACGGCGATATCTGAGAAGTGCAAGAATAAACGACCTAAACGTGCAG GTGTTTGGTTTGGGCGAGAAGTGGCAAGGTGGGGACATGACAGGCCAAGGAGGGGGCCATAAAATCAACATTCTGAAGAAAGAGTTGGAAAAGTATAAAGACCAGGAGGACTTGATTATCATGTTCACTGACAG CTACGATGTAGTGTTGACAGCTGGAAAAGATGAGATTATTGAGAAGTTCCGTAAGTTTGATGCCCGGGTTGTCTTCTCGGCCGAGGGATTCTGCTGGCCAGATAAGTCACTCTAT GACCAGTACCCAGAGGTCAAGATAAATGAGAAGAGATTCCTGTGTTCAGGAG GTTTCATTGGCTATGCCCCGgaaatatatagtataatatccCACACTGCTGTTGACAACACCGACGATGATCAACTGTACTACACCAACATCTTCCTGGATAAAACCCTCAGA gAAAAATGGAGCATAAAGCTTGACAAGAAGTCGGAACTTTTCATAAATCTGCATGGAGCATTGG GTGACATAATGCTGAAGTTCAAGGGGGACCATAGTTTCCTGTACAACGTGAAAACGGGAACTGTTCCTATAGTCATTCATGGAAATGGACCAATCAAG CCTGAGTTTAACCGATTAGCCAATTACCTAGCAGATGGCTGGACGCCTAGCAGTGGCTGTGTGACCTGTGGAGAGGAAACAATCAGTCTGGATGGTCTCCTG GAGGACGACTATCCAACCATTATGATGGGCATCTTTGTCGAACGTCCAACACCGTTTCTGAGGGAGCTCTTCAAACATGTGGCTGCCCTGGACTATCCCAAGTCCAAAATCAGCGTCTTTATGCACAACACT GTTGAGCGGCACCAGCAGGAGTTGAAGACCTTCCTGCTGGAGGTTGGTCAGGAGTATGAAAGTCTCCGTGTTATCAACCCCATGGATGAAGTGACCGAGGCAGATGCACGCAACTCCGCAAT CGATGATTGTATCAAGATGGCCTGCCAGTATTTCCTGAACATTGATGGGGATGTCCACGTGGAGAACAGCAATGCCATCAAATTGCTCATGCGCCAGAATAG GTCAGTTATAGCCCCCATGATTTCTCGGCATGGAAAGGCGTGGTCCAACTTCTGGGGAGGTCTCAGTTCTACAGGCTTCTATGCCAGATCTGAGGACTACATGGACATAGTTAACAGAGATAGGGT TGGCCTGTGGAATGTGCCCTACATGGGTGGCATGTACCTGATCCAAGCCCATGTTCTACCCAGCATCCAAGGGGGATTTGCCTCTAGTGAGGGCTTTGATGCTGATATGGCGCTGTGTGCTACCCTCAGGGACAAG GGTGTGTTCATGTTTGTGACAAATCGGGACTGGTACGGCCATCTCATCAACACTGACGATGTGGACATCAAGCGTAAACACCCCGAGCTCTACCAAATATTTAACAACCCCTTGGACTGGGAGAGGAGATATATACACGAAAACTATTCACAGAGTCTAGCACCGGACTCTGTTATTGAGCAG CCATGTCCAGACGTGTTTTACTTCCCAATTATGACCGAGATGTTCTGTGATGAAATAGTTGAAGAGATGGAGTACTACGGTGGCTGGTCTGGCGGCAAAAACAAT GATCCTAGGCTAGCTGGAGGCTATGAGAATGTGCCAACAGACGACATCCACATGACACAAGTTAACCTGCAAGATGATTGGCTCGAGTTTCTGCGTCTCTACGTAGCGAACCTGGCAACCAGGGTGTTCCCTGGTTACCATAGCAAT CCGCCAAGGGCCATCCTGAACTTCATAGTGAAGTACAACCCAGAGCGTCAGCGAGAGTTACGCCCCCATCATGACAGCTCAACCTTCACCATCAACATTGCCCTCAACACTCCACACGTAGATTATGAG GGAGGTGGTTGTAGGTTCATCCGGTACAACTGTAGCATAATTGAGACACGTAAAGGCTGGATGGCGATGCACCCTGGACGCTTGACCCACTATCATGAAGGTCTGCAAATCAAGTCAGGCACCAGATATATCTTTGTCTCGTTTGTAGACCCTTAG